From one Dermacentor silvarum isolate Dsil-2018 chromosome 3, BIME_Dsil_1.4, whole genome shotgun sequence genomic stretch:
- the LOC119444418 gene encoding arylsulfatase B, whose amino-acid sequence MYDRHLQFYTDGFFDKENRASVAAYVIPTLNATRAVGIDRVVSSAGWGDVSFHGSPQIPTPNIDALASTGVVLNNYYVQPTCSPSRGALLSGRYCIHIGFQETPLLPRQLGGLPLDIKIMPEYFKELGYEPHIVGKWHLGYFSFNYTPTYRGFNSFLGMHVGPTDYYTHVLKWDGLQGLDFWDNTDPLKTENGTYSTTLFTTRAKSIIANRDKSKEQVLELD is encoded by the exons ATGTACGACAGACATCTGCAGTTTTACACCGACGGCTTTTTTGACAAAGAGAACAGAGCCAGCGTAGCTGCATACGTGATACCGACCCTCAATGCCACACGGGCTGTAGGAATTGACCGCGTCGTGTCTTCTGCG GGATGGGGCGACGTCAGCTTCCACGGCTCCCCACAGATCCCCACGCCCAACATCGACGCACTTGCCAGCACGGGAGTGGTTCTCAACAACTACTATGTGCAGCCGACCTGCTCGCCTTCCAGGGGAGCGCTCCTGAGTGGCCGCTACTGCATACACATAG GTTTCCAGGAGACCCCCCTGCTGCCACGACAACTCGGGGGCCTACCTCTCGACATCAAGATCATGCCCGAATATTTCAAGGAGTTGGGCTACGAGCCACACATCGTGGGAAAG TGGCACCTGGGATACTTCAGCTTCAACTACACTCCAACCTACCGTGGCTTCAACAGCTTCCTCGGAATGCACGTCGGTCCCACAGATTATTACACTCATGTGCTGAAATGG GATGGCCTTCAGGGCCTTGACTTCTGGGACAACACGGATCCCCTGAAGACTGAGAATGGCACATATTCGACTACGCTGTTTACGACAAGAGCCAAATCTATTATTGCCAACAGGGACAAATCAAAG GAACAGGTGTTGGAGCTCGACTAG